The genomic stretch CGCTTATTCGACAAATAGCGTCTATCTCAAACTTGATTACGGTGTGTCGAACAGCATAAGAATCAGCGATCACAAAGGAAAGAAACATTTGTCATATCGTTTCAATCTACTAACGAACTTGGATAAAGGATACGTTTCAAACGGTGAACATCTGCGAAACTATTACAGCCCTGCGGACTTCGAAAAGCTGCTGCATGACATTCAGGTGAACAGAGACAACTTAATCAGCAGATATGGCGAGGTTGGATACAAGAACTTCATGAATAAAAACAAGTTTGAGAACGCCAATAAAAAGGGTTTCTGGAGCCAAGCCAAATTGGTATAGGAGGGTTCACATGGGCTTACCATTCCACCCAGTCTCCAAAGCATCCCAAACATCCAAGACACGCGTAAAGCTCACACAGAAGCAAATGGGCGACATTAGCACCAAGGTAGATAAACAGTTGAAAGAACGGTCAGCACTCGTCTGTGAGCGTTGTAGCTCGGCTAGAGCGACAGAGAGAGCGCATATCACCGGACGCAAGCATTTGACGCATAAAACAACGGTGGAGGATCTTCTCCACCTCTGTACGCCTTGTCACCGCTGGCTTGATGGAGATCCAGCAGGCATTCGCTATAAACGTAAATTAAGAGGGATTGACCTATAAACCTATTGGAGGAATCGAAATGAACAGTTATATGGGAGCAGGAAGTTATCCAAAACGGGGATTGCACACAGTTGAGGTATCGCTACAAAACGGTGAATACAAAGGGACTGTTATATACGAAATTGGTGGTAATTGTTCAGGGTCAAGCATTCTGAGCTCTACATTGGATGCACTTTGCGATGACGGTTTTGAACCAAATATGGGATATGACGAGAATAAATTAGGTTGCAGACTCGATGGTACAGGATATGTAGCCGAGTACATTTTACAGGGCCCTGACGGTGAAATGTGGATTGATTCAGTGGATATTGAGGAAAAAATAGTAGGCGTTAAAATACTTAGTTTCACAGAAGATGAAAAGTAACTAATTAGCCGAAGGCCTCCAATGCGACTGAATCACCTAGCGACAGCGGAGGCCGTATCGGATCTATAAACCTATTAGGAGATGAGATAGATGATAAATGAGATAAAAGAAGCGTTGGAGAAGGCTACACAAGGAGAATGGTGGCACTACCAAACGAATAATAGCGTTGTTGTTGACCCTAAAGACCCAATATTCATTAGGCGCACTGTAGCGTCAGAATTATCCTTCGATGATGCAAAGTTTGTCGCCAACACTCCCACCTATATCCGCTACCTCCTTGATGAACTGGAGAAGGCAAACAAAGAGAATGAAAGACTGAAACACGAATCACAGGCATCTAAAGATAATCTTATCTTCGGCACAGGATTAATGAGGGCAGAAGTAAAGAAGTTGCGCGCCGAACACATAGCCATGAAAGTAGTGCTGGAATTCTATGCAAGCAATTGGAACCATGATGTGCAATTGGAAGATGCGGGCGTCACTAGCATACAGAGGGACAACGGAAAGTTAGCCCGTCAATGCCTCTCCACACTCAAATGTACCGACTAATCCTCTACCACCAAGGTAAGGAGATCAAACGCAGCAAACCCCAGGAGCATATAGAAGATTGGTTAATCACAAATAGTTACTTTTTATGGCCGGCTGATCGGCACGAGATTATTGAGGAGCGTCCCAATGGAAATATGGACTAATAACGCCTGTCTAGGCTACGTAATCAAAGCTATGCGAGATGCTGGTAAGAGCGATAAAGAGATACAAGAGATGGTTAACAGCGTACGTGGACAGTTTGACTGGGTTTCGGTTGAGGAAGCAGCAGAGGTTTATAACAAGTCGCCATATTAAGGAGATGATGAGGATGAGTGAGAAGAGAGATTTGCAGGCTGATAGACAATTTGTGCGTATTGAGAACAGCACGGAAGAACAATATTTAGATCGAGCACTCGAAGCTTGGCCGCACGCCATTGACCGCGCCATAGCTGCTGAAAAGGAAGCAGAGGAGTGGAAACGAGAGGCATTACAGTTATACCCCACGCCTGATGCTTACGATGCAGCATGTGCTGCTTTAGAAAAACATCGCCAGAGAGCTGATGCTGCTGAAAAGGAACGTGACGAGCTGCGGAAGCGTGTAGAGAAGTTGCAAAGCGATAAGTCCGCACTAATAGATCAAATTGATGAAGAAAACAACCGTCAACGCTTCAAAATGGACGCTAACGGAAATCTAACATTGATCGAGGAGGAACCGGCATGAGTGGATGGAAAGATTGCCCATTGTGTGGTAGATGGGATTGTGAATGTGAGGACATTTTGACTGAGGAAGAATATAAAAAGTTGGTGGAAGCGGAAAATGAGCAAAATTAACGAAACCGGTGTTCCCCAGCCCTACAAAATAATGCTGCGTGACACTTTTAAACGGCTTATCGCGAACTTATACGGTTTGTATTGGATGATTAGATGGAGGAGGTAGCCCTTATACGGCTACCGCTACGCTAAGTATTTCGGTCGAATCGATGGAAGATCAAAACAAAATCAAAAATAGAGGAGCAACAATATGAAAACACTCGAGCAAGTATATAGGGATTATAAATCAGAAACATTTGATGGTCGCGATCTAACTAGATTAATGAATTTTGTACCCGAGTTTGACCTACATAAGCTAGGTGTTGAACTCAAAGACGAATACAAGGGAAAACACGGACATATCCCGTTTACACGCGAAAACGTATTAGAGCAGCTTGAGAAAGATGTCCAGTTTGGATATGGGAAAGCAAGAGGCATGCGCGGAATTTCTTCTGAGTTAATGTATAACGTTGTGCAAATGTGGAATTGGATTCTTGAAGAAGGTTTGGAAGATTTTGACGAATACGGATCATATGGGATGCCCCTATTCGGGGAAACGGCCAAAAAGTATGGATGGGAATTGGACTAATCCTTTGTAGCATCAGGAACAAACTCCAGCAGAGGGCGATTACTCGCCCTTCTCGGATTCTAACTTCAACGCAAACTCTTTATTAATCACTTGGCTAACATTTAACCGCTCACGATCAGCCAGCCGCTGAATGAACTCATACACATCTTTATCCAAGCTAACGGACGTTTTAACCTTTTCCATATGTGTCACCTCAGCCGAATTGTACCACAGAATAATATTTCTTATACTTATTTACCACAAAGTATTACAAACTACTACAAAGTATGCTACAATGTATTTATCAGATAGCCGACGGGCTTTAAACGCGGAGGTTAACTATGAATAACTTGGAAACGGCATGCAATTCTTTTTTTGATCAATTTAAAAATGATAAAGGGCCTGCTAGATTCGCCCTTGATGTCATGTACAACGATATTAGCGAAATGAAATTTAATAACCCAACTGTAAATAAATTACTTCGACTTGCCTCTTGTCCATCATCTCCTGATGGAGAACGTATGAATGCCGCTCGTGCTGCGTTCAAGCTAATCAGCAAGTATGTCGAAACAAATTGGCACCTACGTGGAACCTGGGGGAGGGAAGATTAATGACTGAATACCACTATCACGGATGGACGCCGCAAGAGGAAGAGAAGCTTGCCAGTGTCATGATTCAAGGAATGGCCAATCGTAAAAAGACAACGGAACTATTCAAAACGGCAGCTGCCGAGCTTGGACGGTCGATGTATTCCTGCCAAAACCGTTGGTATGACATAAAGGGAAGATTCACTAGTAAGGCGGTGTAAGGATGGCAGAGAGAAGAATGTTTTCCAAGAGCATCATAGACAGCGACTTATTCCTAGACATGCCTTCATCGACTCAGAACCTATACTTCCACTTGGCAATGCGTGGTGATGATGACGGATTCGTTAACTCACCACAGAAGATCATGAGGATGGTATCCTGCTCTAAAAACGATATGGACATGCTCGTATTCAAGAACTTTATCATCCCTTTTGATACTGGAATATGCGTGATAAAACACTGGCGAATTCACAACTATATCCGTAATGACCGCTACACTCCAACGATTTATACGGAGGAAAAAACACAGTTAATGTTCGATGATTCCAAGTCGTACACCTTTGGTACGACACTTGGTATACCAGATGACATACCACTGGTCGACGTAGGTAAGGTAAGTATAGGTAAGGATAGTATAGGTGAGATAAGTATAGATAAGAGTACAACAGAAATCGGACAACCTAGCGGTAATCCTAAGCAATCTAAATTCGTTCATCCAAAACTAGAAGAAGTAAAGGCTTATTGCGAAGAAAGAACAAACGGAGTAGATGCTGAGAAATGGTTCGACCATTACACTTCAAACGGTTGGAAGGTAGGAAAGAACCAAATGAAGGATTGGAAAGCAGCTGTACGAACATGGGAACGAAACTATTCATCATCAGGAAGTAGTGAGGTAGGTAAAACGGGAATGGCAGCATATCGAAACGGAGGGAATCATCATGAAGTCGATGGGAGAGGTAATAAAAACCCTAATGCCGGAATTGATTTCGGTTTCTGAGATCGGTCGTTACACCTGTGATGGCTGTAAAAACGAAGTAGTCGTTATCCAATCGCCAATTGTAGCAGGTCCAGAGAAGGGGAAGCTGATAGATTACAAACGAGGTTGCGTGTGTTGGGAGAATGAACAGGCACGAGAAGCCAAACGCGAACAGCGGCAGCTTCAAGTAAAAAAAATGTTTGATAAGTACAGCACCGTTAGTCCGGACCTAGAAAAAGCATCATTCGAAAACTTCAACATGGATAATTCAACACTTGAACAAGCATTTAAACTATCCGTTGAGTACGCAAATGAGTTTTCGTTAGACAATCCTAAGAATCTACTATTCGCAGGAATGTACGGACTAGGGAAATCACACTTATCTTACTCAATATGCCAAGCGCTCAAAAAAAGAGGATTTATATCGGTGTTCATCTCGGTACCTAAGCTGCTAACCGTCATCAAGAGTACATACAACAAAAACAGCGATTTTAACGAGGCAGAATTGCTAAACGTGCTATCTACAGTCGATTTTCTTGCGCTGGATGATATAGGCGCTGAGAAGGTCAGGAAGGAAGAGGAAGGCGATAGCTGGGCGACAGAAAAGCTGTTTGAGATCATCGACGGGAGAAGCGGACGGCATACACTTTACACGACAAACCTTGTGTCGGATGAGCTATCAAGGAAAGTCGGGCAGCGGAATTTCTCAAGAATGATGATGAATACCAAGCCGTTTCGGTTTGAAGGTA from Paenibacillus sp. FSL H8-0548 encodes the following:
- a CDS encoding DUF5406 family protein, producing MNSYMGAGSYPKRGLHTVEVSLQNGEYKGTVIYEIGGNCSGSSILSSTLDALCDDGFEPNMGYDENKLGCRLDGTGYVAEYILQGPDGEMWIDSVDIEEKIVGVKILSFTEDEK
- a CDS encoding ead/Ea22-like family protein, producing MINEIKEALEKATQGEWWHYQTNNSVVVDPKDPIFIRRTVASELSFDDAKFVANTPTYIRYLLDELEKANKENERLKHESQASKDNLIFGTGLMRAEVKKLRAEHIAMKVVLEFYASNWNHDVQLEDAGVTSIQRDNGKLARQCLSTLKCTD
- a CDS encoding ribbon-helix-helix protein, CopG family, producing the protein MEKVKTSVSLDKDVYEFIQRLADRERLNVSQVINKEFALKLESEKGE
- a CDS encoding DUF2786 domain-containing protein, with product MNNLETACNSFFDQFKNDKGPARFALDVMYNDISEMKFNNPTVNKLLRLASCPSSPDGERMNAARAAFKLISKYVETNWHLRGTWGRED
- a CDS encoding Myb-like DNA-binding domain-containing protein, with translation MTEYHYHGWTPQEEEKLASVMIQGMANRKKTTELFKTAAAELGRSMYSCQNRWYDIKGRFTSKAV
- a CDS encoding ATP-binding protein, which produces MKSMGEVIKTLMPELISVSEIGRYTCDGCKNEVVVIQSPIVAGPEKGKLIDYKRGCVCWENEQAREAKREQRQLQVKKMFDKYSTVSPDLEKASFENFNMDNSTLEQAFKLSVEYANEFSLDNPKNLLFAGMYGLGKSHLSYSICQALKKRGFISVFISVPKLLTVIKSTYNKNSDFNEAELLNVLSTVDFLALDDIGAEKVRKEEEGDSWATEKLFEIIDGRSGRHTLYTTNLVSDELSRKVGQRNFSRMMMNTKPFRFEGNDYRINNKMF